The Lutra lutra chromosome 15, mLutLut1.2, whole genome shotgun sequence genome includes a region encoding these proteins:
- the LOC125085976 gene encoding LOW QUALITY PROTEIN: cold shock-induced protein TIR1-like (The sequence of the model RefSeq protein was modified relative to this genomic sequence to represent the inferred CDS: substituted 1 base at 1 genomic stop codon), with protein MSMRHTCSLRTEAPSLEGTPTSRDLLCARARGSXVFSHFIEATSTTFISLNCLAGPRPSAPAPMSSAGPHAPAPHCPSHFLSLVWLRPAGLAHGPPLCFWTRTRFAALLLALSMVSPLRCVPGLSASPVTAAAPISAAAPITTAAPITAAAPITAAAPITAAAPISAAAPISAAAPITTAAP; from the exons ATGTCAATGAGACACACTTGTTCCCTGCGCACCGAGGCCCCCAGTCTGGAGGGGACGCCGACTTCCCGAGACCTACTATGTGCTCGGGCCCGTGGTTCCTGAGTTTTCTCTCACTTCATCGAGGCCACTTCTAC aactttcatttccttaaacTGTCTCGCAGGCCCCAGGCCGTCTGCCCCCGCCCCCATGTCCTCTGCGGGGCCTCATGCTCCTGCCCCTCACTGTCCCTCCCACTTCCTTTCGCTGGTGTGGCTCCGCCCGGCTGGCCTGGCACATGGCCCACCCCTCTGCTTCTGGACCAGGACCAGGTTCGCGGCTCTCTTGCTTGCACTTTC AATGGTGTCACCTCTGAGATGTGTCCCaggtctgtctgcttctcccGTCACCGCGGCGGCTCCCATCTCCGCGGCGGCTCCCATCACCACGGCGGCGCCCATCACCGCGGCGGCGCCCATCACCGCGGCGGCGCCCATCACCGCGGCGGCGCCCATCTCCGCGGCGGCTCCCATCTCCGCGGCGGCTCCCATCACCACAGCGGCACCCTGA